In the Hirundo rustica isolate bHirRus1 chromosome 2, bHirRus1.pri.v3, whole genome shotgun sequence genome, TAGagacaaaataaacagaaaccCCCTGCATTTAGAAGAGTGGAGGGAGTTGTGCTCTACTTATGTATGACTTGCATACTGGCTACATATCTCTGAcaaattattttgtctctctctctgcaaCGATTTTCACATCCATAGAAGCAGAGTATTTACATCACAGTATATGATTAAGATTAAAGTAATCTGAAATCCTAAATTGAAAATTTCTACAAAAGGTTCATTTCGGAAAGGCTGGGAAGAATGAGCACATGATAAATCACACTCTTTCCCCCAAGTCTCTTCCAAAGAGATCAGTAGTCTGAAGTGCACTAACTtggttaaaaaaatctgaaagagcATTTAGAAAGCTGGGCAGCAATCTGGTCTCTTTGATGCCTCAGATACAAAAGAAGACCTTCCTTACCTATTCCTAGCCTTCGGTAGGGTGCCAGGCATCCAAGTGTCATGATGTACAGTCTCTTCTGGTTCTGGGAGTGATCCACCCTACAGCACACTGCTCCCACTGCAATATCATTGAAATaggctgccagggagggaaACAAAGGCCCATCAGAAACAAGCCTCAAACTACACATATGGACAGCTCTTCCACTACACCCTGtatcttccttcttccctccctccctcccctcttgCTAATTCTCCTATCCAGATAAAATAACACACATTGCAGACCCACATTTGGAATGAAGTCACGAGCGCTGCCTTGATACAGTGGTTGCTTATTACTGTTCACACCAACCAGCAATGACATCAGGAGGTAAACTGCAATGCACAGCTGTTTTCTTCTGGAACAGAAAACATGCCTATTCCCAGTGGAATGTCATCTACTTAGAGCATAGACCCTCTGTGGCTTCTTTGAGGCTCTTAAACAGTTACTTTTCATGATGTAAAACAACTAAATAGAAGGAGCTGCTATTCAAAACCATTATGGATAGCAAGGATGACCACTTCTGCCACCACAGCCCACAATTACCGGCAAGAATATTTGTACCTAGTTTGGCAAGTTCGCCAACCTCCAGTACATCCTTGTAGAACTTGTCATTGTAGCTGACAGGAAAAATGACCTGGTTTAGCCTCTTCAGCTGCTTAATGTTGTGTGGCGTCACATCTCCCAGCTCGATCCGGCTACTGGAACAAATCAAAACATGCTTAACATCTGACATACTGCAACACTGTTAAAGACACCCAAGATTAATTATTTTGCTTATGCTTTTATGGTTTTACTGGGTGGGAGAGAGAAGAACATGGATGTCTGTAGAAGTATTAGCTTTAACATTATCCCACTCATTTCCCCTCTAATCATCAAGatcataagaaaataaaaatgaaaaaccccaaagaaaattTAGGAGGAACAGGAAGCTAGAACAGAGACCAAGGAAATTAAGTTCTTATCCGTGCTTCAAAGACAGCCTCAATTTTACCACCTATCAATATAAAGCTTATGCTTAGACAAAGTCATTCCTAAACATCTGTCTCTAAAAACCAACAGTTCTGCGTGCAACAAATGTATTAAGCCTGTTAATATGCAAGTGTGCTTTTCTCAAGGTGATATCTGCATCTGCTTTGATCATCACTGAAATCTTTcttcctgctgagagcagaaccacaactttaaaatacattgaGTTATACTGAGAAGAAACACACCAAGCTTCTCTCTTTTCTAAGACTAACTTCCTGACAGAAACACTATACAaacataagatttttttttaaaaaaagaaaaaataaatttaaaaagaaagatattaGTTACTCTTGGGTGAGTGCAAGCAGTTTTAACAAGGATtacaagaatgaaaaataaaaagaccaagataataaaaatcttttcccAAATGGTCACCAGAATATGTGGGCAGGTACAAAGCCAGTGCACATGGAATTAGAAAAGCACATAATTCTAGGTTCATAACAGCCCTGTTTTACTGAATAGATATGGGGAAGCAGATTGTTTTCTGCCCAAACAGCAGTAAAAACACTGTTTGCTCTCCAGATTCCTTTTTTCATGTATGGCCATTTGCACAAGTCCCTTTGAGAATTGTATTCCAACACAACATAAGTCCCAAGCTAATAAGGATGATATTCTCACGTTACAGAAGTACTCCCAGTGTAAACAAGCATGCAATCAAAGTTATTAGATGGTGGAGAAACTGTAGTACTTGTTTGATGCCCAGCTTGGCACAACTGCTCAGCCTAGAA is a window encoding:
- the NAA50 gene encoding N-alpha-acetyltransferase 50 isoform X3, coding for MKGRIELGDVTPHNIKQLKRLNQVIFPVSYNDKFYKDVLEVGELAKLAYFNDIAVGAVCCRVDHSQNQKRLYIMTLGCLAPYRRLGIGTKMLNHVLNICEKDGTFDNIYLHVQISNESAIDFYRKFGFEIIETKKNYYKRIEPADAHVLQKNLKAPCLGQNADVQKTDN
- the NAA50 gene encoding N-alpha-acetyltransferase 50 isoform X1; the protein is MSDVKHVLICSSSRIELGDVTPHNIKQLKRLNQVIFPVSYNDKFYKDVLEVGELAKLAYFNDIAVGAVCCRVDHSQNQKRLYIMTLGCLAPYRRLGIGTKMLNHVLNICEKDGTFDNIYLHVQISNESAIDFYRKFGFEIIETKKNYYKRIEPADAHVLQKNLKAPCLGQNADVQKTDN
- the NAA50 gene encoding N-alpha-acetyltransferase 50 isoform X2; the encoded protein is MKGSRIELGDVTPHNIKQLKRLNQVIFPVSYNDKFYKDVLEVGELAKLAYFNDIAVGAVCCRVDHSQNQKRLYIMTLGCLAPYRRLGIGTKMLNHVLNICEKDGTFDNIYLHVQISNESAIDFYRKFGFEIIETKKNYYKRIEPADAHVLQKNLKAPCLGQNADVQKTDN